TGCAAGGGGAACCTATTTCTTCCCTGCGAATTGGGCGGCCCGCTCCGCAAGCGCGGCTTGGACCTCCTGGCAGGCGGCTTGCACCTCCTGCAGGGCCTGGTCGCCGCGGCCGAACAAGGGCGCCTTGACCTTGAGCCAAAGCTCCACCCCCCGTCCGTGGGGGCCCGCGCGGACGTACACGCGCGTCCGCCGGTGGAGCGCCACGAAGTCGTACGCCCGCGCGGAGGCGATCGTCATTCCCCGCCTCGAAAGCGCCACGCGCAGGGCGTCGAGGAAGGCCTCGGGCGGCCCGTCGGCGGGCACGAACCAGACCGTTTCGCCGACCACGGGAGGGAATCGGTGGAGGGTCCAAGAATCCCTCCGTCGGCCCGCGGAGAAAGCGTTATGGGAAAGCGCCGATTTTCCCGCCGGTGCTCGAACCGCTCGCGGTTCTCGGGTCGCTTGCGCCTTGGCCCCTGCTCCTGGCGGCCGTGGCCCTCCTTGGCGCGTGGGCTCTCTTCCGTCGGCGCACCGACGTGTTCGCCGAGGTCGGCTTTGGAGAGCGCGAGGTGCTCCTTCTGGCGCTGGGTCCCGTGGTGGGCGTTACGCTGAACGTTCCGCTTGCCCCGGTGGGCGGAACGTGGATCGCGCTCAACCTGGGCGGCGGCTTGCTCCCGATCCTCATCGCCGGCCTGTGGATCGCCCGCTCGCGCGAGTCCGGGCGCCTGCGGGTGGTGGGCGTCACGGCCCTCGCGGGGACGGTCCTCGTCGCGCTCGTTGCGCACCACGTGGCGCGCTTCGATCCGGCAATCGGCGTCTTCGCGGAGTTCCCCGCCTTCTTCTTCCCGCCCGTCGTGGCCGCGGCCTTCGCTCTGGCCGTCTCCATCCGCGATCTTCCCCGCTCGCTCCCCGTCGCGTACGCCTCCGGAAGCCTCGGCGCGCTTGTGGGCGCGGACCTGGCAAACGCGGGCGCCATCCTCGATCACTACGCGCTCTGGCCCGAGCCCGGCGTCGTCTCGATCGGCGGCGCGGGCGCCTTCGACATGGTTCCCCTCACCGGAACGTTGGCGATGCTCGCGTGCGCCGTCCTGGTCGGCTTGGCGCGCGCGCGGCCCGTCGCCGTGTTCGCGCGCGTGGACGCAGGCGCCGACGACCGGCGCCGCGCGCTCGCGGCCCTCGCCCGAAGCCCCGCCTCCGCCGCGACGCAGCGCGCGATGGCGGCCCTGGATCGGTCGGAGGCGCACCTTTGGCGGGGCGAATGGGACCGCTCGCGCGAGGCGGCCCGCGCCGCGGTGGCCGACGCGCTCTCGACGCGCTCGCCCGACTCCATGTCGCCCACGCTCTTCCGCCGCGCGCGGGAGATCCTCGGCCTCTCCGGCTTGCGTTCCACGCGGGCCACGGCGCTCGAAGCCCACGCGGCGGCGCGGGACGTCGTGGCCGAGCTTGCGGGGTTGCCGCGCGCGTTCGTCCGCCCGCCGCCGCCTCGGACGGCCTCGGCGGCGCTGCGGCTCGCGGCTTTCCTCGTGGACGCGCTTGTCCTCCTTGGCGTCGTGGGCGCGCTTGCGATCGCGCTCCTGTTCCGCGTCCTCTTGCCGGCGCTTCCCGACGCGCCGGCCTTCGCGCGCGCGTCCGTCTTCGTGCTCCTCGTTGCGCTGCCGCTTGCGCTCGCCTATTTCACGCTCTTCGAGTACGCCTGGGCGGCCACGCCGGGGAAGCGCCTGTTCGGCCTTCGCGTTGCGACGGTGGAAGGGCGCATGCCAAGCCTGCTCGCCTGCTTTGTCCGAAACCTCTTCCGCTTGCCGTGGGTCCCCGCTGCGCTCCACGCCATGCTCCTTCCTCTTGGCGTCTTCCTGCTGGACGGCGCGGCTCTCACGGGCTACGTCGTGCTCGCCGCCGACGCGTGGCTCCTGTCGCGGACGGAGCTCGACCAGCGTCTGGGCGACGTCGTTGCCGACACGGTCGTCGTGCAAGACCGCTAATACGACCTGACGACGGCCACGCAACCGATCCTCGAAACTGTCAACGTCCTCCCGTAGGTCGGTTTCGCACTTTGCAACGCGCACTTGACGGTCCCCCGCGTTCCCGTGGGTGGGTGATTCGCGAATGACGAAGGAATTCGTGGTGAGCTTGCAGAACCGGCCGGGATCGCTTGCGGAGTTCTGCGCGGGGCTTGCGCGCGCCAACGTGAACATCACCGGCATGGCCTGCGTGCCGGGCGCCGAGTTTGGGACCTTCCGATTCACCGTGACGCCCACGTCGGCGCCGACGGCCGAGGCGTGGCTTCGGACGAAGAACATCCCGTTCGTGACGCGCGACGTGCTCACGCGCTCGGTGCCCAACACGCCGGGCGCGCTTGCCACGATCTGCCGCGAGCTTTTCGACTCGGGCGTCAACATCGACTCCATGTACGGCTTCGCGGGCGAGCGCCCCGGAGAGGTCGAGCTTTGCATCGAGCCTTCGCCCGAGCACTTCGCGACGGCAAAGAAGGTCCTCGGCTGGTAGGTGAACGAACGCGGGCGAGGCGCACCTTGCCCGCGCCCTCTTTTAGGGTCATAATTTCTTTTCGCCGTTTCTGGACTCGAATCCTTCAACGGCACCGCCCATTGTTCCGCTTTGAGAAGGTCCTAGCCGCGACGCGTCCATGGGAAACCGGGGCGAAACCATGCGCCATTTCGAAGTCGAACTGGGCGCCGAGCCAAGCGCGCTCGCGGAGTTCTGCGCGGCGGCAAGCCGCGACGGGCTCGAGGTCGCGGGCCTCGCGTGGGAGTGCAACCGGCACGTCGTCCGCTTCCGGGCGCGCAACCCGGACGCCGTCGAGGCGTGGCTGAGCCGCCGCGGACTCCCGCGGCCGCGGGCGCTTTCCGACGAGACGTTCGAGCCGGCCTTCTGATCATTGCGGGCGTTTGCGGCCGTCGAAGACGCGGCCCACGCGCAGGATCGGGGCGATCCCGTCCTTTCCGCGCAGGATGGCTTCGGCGATCCAACGCGCGCTCACCTGCGCGTAGCCGAAACCGTGCCCCGTGAAGCCGGCCGCGCACCACAGGTTGGGCCCCTCCGGGAGCGCGCCCACGATGGGAAGCCCGTCCTCCGAGAAGCACATGATGCCGCTCCAGCGGTGGGTCACGACGGGGCGCGCGGTCGGGAAGTGCTCCGAGAGGAACGAGAGGAGTCCCGCCTGGACCTTCGGGTTCAAAGCGTCCTCGTCCGTGTACTCGGCGGCGCGGTCCGCGGGCCGCTCGCCGCCCACGATGGCGCGCC
The sequence above is a segment of the Candidatus Thermoplasmatota archaeon genome. Coding sequences within it:
- a CDS encoding DUF1614 domain-containing protein, with the protein product MLEPLAVLGSLAPWPLLLAAVALLGAWALFRRRTDVFAEVGFGEREVLLLALGPVVGVTLNVPLAPVGGTWIALNLGGGLLPILIAGLWIARSRESGRLRVVGVTALAGTVLVALVAHHVARFDPAIGVFAEFPAFFFPPVVAAAFALAVSIRDLPRSLPVAYASGSLGALVGADLANAGAILDHYALWPEPGVVSIGGAGAFDMVPLTGTLAMLACAVLVGLARARPVAVFARVDAGADDRRRALAALARSPASAATQRAMAALDRSEAHLWRGEWDRSREAARAAVADALSTRSPDSMSPTLFRRAREILGLSGLRSTRATALEAHAAARDVVAELAGLPRAFVRPPPPRTASAALRLAAFLVDALVLLGVVGALAIALLFRVLLPALPDAPAFARASVFVLLVALPLALAYFTLFEYAWAATPGKRLFGLRVATVEGRMPSLLACFVRNLFRLPWVPAALHAMLLPLGVFLLDGAALTGYVVLAADAWLLSRTELDQRLGDVVADTVVVQDR
- a CDS encoding ACT domain-containing protein, coding for MTKEFVVSLQNRPGSLAEFCAGLARANVNITGMACVPGAEFGTFRFTVTPTSAPTAEAWLRTKNIPFVTRDVLTRSVPNTPGALATICRELFDSGVNIDSMYGFAGERPGEVELCIEPSPEHFATAKKVLGW